Below is a window of Vanessa tameamea isolate UH-Manoa-2023 chromosome 11, ilVanTame1 primary haplotype, whole genome shotgun sequence DNA.
atatgtCGACACTGGCCACTTACAGCATCAATCTCTACGCGAGGtagtgaccacttgccatcatgTGGCACATTCCATctgcaattttattactttcaaattaaaaattcaatcaatacaaaatatattatctgtgttcAAAAACTAGTATGTTAAtactaaacttatttataatctaatttCCATCAGCATGACTAACATGATTTCATAACTAATATAAAGACGAACAGCTGTCACAGCATCACAATGAAgtggttaaaaaataaattgggtatagttttcttttttttttttaatacagcctGATGGTGTAAGGAGTGTTGTTAGTAACCACTTAACATATCACGGGgtctaaaatacttaaaaaaagatACATATTGATCAGCCATCTAACTATCTAATTAATGGTCAGATACGGGGTTTTACACAATGATACAGgttatacacaaattatataaaatatttttatataatttgtgtacGTCGTTGTAATGTATGGCCGAAACGTTAGCGAAAACTTCGGCACTTGGGGCGAAGTCAAAGTAACTTCGCTCCGATGTCGGTAAGCTTTCGCTCATCAAatgtgtgtataatttcaatatcGGTAACGTTAATACAGCAGTTTTTTCCGTACGAGTATTATAGCGACGAGTGCGACTCAGtaattactgtattaaaaacatCATACCGTACGAACCGCGTACtttttacatttcaatatatCTTGTGTTATCTCTAAAACTACCGATCCAATACGAAAAAATTTCGGcggcatttttatttacacgtctcgttgaaaaaaaatatgttgcttATTACAATATgagacatatataatttataatctttgtTACTTTTGGCAAATGTTCTGAATAAATGTGCAATAATATTGTATGATacgaaattttatgtatatgttttagtttgtgacaattttcttttacgtaatattaatataatgaattaagttaaatttcgattttaagaagattagtatttttttatgtgagaatgaacaaacatataaaatctatttttataatatttttataacaagtgTTAACAATTTCATCATgtttcaacaaataaatatattttctttatgaatCTCTGCATTCGGTTGtgcactaaaataatatatatatttagcgttACTACTTGCATCAAATCTCTGGAATTTAGGTTAATACTTATTGCTTTTGCAACCAACGGCTAACCACAACATTACCTGTTGTCAGGTGCTCTCAATATTCTCGTTGCGCGGAATACTTGTTACATCGTGATCTATGAAACAGGGGTCATCAACCTTTTTCTATTTAAGGAAGCAATTAGAATTAGGAGgttaaaaataagttgattATGGAAAAGGTAAAAACAACTCGTATCACACGAAGATCATAATACACCCCATAGACAAACTCCGAATGGtttcgtttaatatatttttaaactactatctaacatttagttttataatagtcatttaattttgaaagagTTTTATTGTGCGTTTAGTTTACTCGCGTAATAGTTGAAGTGAAGTTTGACAGCCGCTGCCTAGCGTTACTATCACTTATTTTAATGACCAGTCAGAGATGAAGAAACACAAGTTGAAatcattttatgatttatattttagatgtaaaaagtattaaaaaattttttgtgCTCTAAAGCGCAACAACAAACTGCGAGTGTTTaagtttaatacttatatttaacatattagtGTAGGTAtcattttcgtttaaaattgttattttatatttgccaaAAAATTACACTCAACACTGTTGTAATTTTctcactatattaaatataaaaaatataataataatagcagtacatatataaagaaatattataagtgtACGAAGTTTTGGTTCATTCTTACTATCATGTTAGGACCATCAAAAACAAAACttgtaacttatatattatgtatgtaagagATGTTACCGTCTCGTATCGCTAAATGTAATTTCGCTAAATATAGCGATTTTCACGGGAAAATTGCTCTTAGAAGTAAAAGTGACTTTAGGTGCAAGCGATCCGGGTAGTCGTATCCTCCGATAGTTCAAAATGCTTGCGATATTGAATCTGAACCGTTCATTACAGAAGTGACATCACGGGAAGCCCGGCGGATGTGAAACATCGAGATTTATGTTTGTAGATAGTTGAAGaaaacgaatatataaatatggagtaaaataaattaaaatggacTCTCCATTTTATATCcgtgataatatatatattttttctacataatAAGAAAATGTAGATAACTTCTATTATTTGCGCCACAAGCAACAAGGGAGAGGGTGTCGGTATAATGGAGCGTCAAGCCGTTTGCTGTCACGGCTAATGAGTCGGTCTTACGCCCAAGGAGTGCCGATTAttgatttacattaaaaaaatataatctagcCTAATGATTTTGCTTAGAAAAATACTCCCATGCCTCGTTTTTCAGAGGAGTTTTTGACCCCTTTAAAAGGAATATCCATAAAGATATGAAAAGTTTTGAATTCAAATCATCGTTTAGTTTACCGTCTCACAATCTATCTTAGAAGATGATATTTTTCCAATTaacaaatgcattttttaaattagtaccCGTACAGATCCGGAGAACAATACCTACTACTAATGTACTaactatcatatataatataaattataaaagataattgagtgtacattatttatattaataatgatttatatttctcattATGACTGCTTGACTCATTTTTAGAATTTCTACTCGCGATTCCAAGTAGAGCGCGAGGGTTTCTCGCTTGACTGATAATCTTTCTTCTTATTAATGTTTACATATGTGAAGGCTTCTTCGTAATaagtagattataatataagcgcttggaatttataattaatattttaataaataactctaCCGTTTCTGGTCATTGGTTCCAACTAAATGGCTTCGCTAGGAAGCCCCTTGTCGTGGGTCCGGAAATACGCACGACGCGACGTAGACAAAAACGACCAGTTGCGATAAACCGGACTGcctataaatatttgtcatgaGTCTATTTGGATCGAAACCGTAATTGCTAACACACATCCATTAGAGGTTAGTCATGTATTAAACAGGAGGAGAGATGAATTGTCGTGATTCTATCGACCTTGTGATTTTGGACTTAACGTGATTGTATTTATGAATAACCATGCATACTTTTTACTGATACTTTTCGTTTAAAACTTTGTAGACAGTATAAATAGGATTTTAAATGAGTGAAATTGCCGAGAACCCTGAAGTTCTGCAAGCGCCTCCGATGTTTTATCGATTAAGTTTTTTTGATAGTCATTAAGGTAATGACTGAAACTACAATTAGATAAAGATTTCAGTTTTAATAATCATTGcagtagtttaatattatttttgatgaaTTTATAAGTAACTAGCCGACTTAGCTTCGCACGGGCATGATAAGGGTCTTTAGCTTATTCCAATGGgattaggaaaaaaaataaacaaaccttagatttacgtatttcatgcgattggCTAaaaactcagctatattgtgcactactaagagcttatgattaatatatctttatttatattgtaacactagtacacttaactacttatttccactttaattttttccgataacagtttcatcgACGATCGATTTTTTCGCAAAGCCATCGTGAATATCGTAGATTAATCAAGCCCTTGACCGACGATATCGCGTCaaattgctgtcaaatgttgtttatttggcttttttcctcaTATGGTTGGAATAAAGTATACGTTAAAAGCAATTCAACATATACACGtattgaataacaaacataCGTTTGTACTTTAACATCATTTGATGAACTCACTAAAGTTAGGATCTCACAGTCGGGACAATGATTTAGTAGTATAGAAGaaaaacatacacacatatatttttatctatagagAAATAGGAATTTTATTTACGTCTCGATCGCAGCATTACAGTACTGTAAAGTTGGAACCACACTATAAGGTCGATTACGGTTCGTCCTCGGTCCGATCTCGGTCTGGTATAATACATacgaaaaaaattatcaaaatctctCCGACCCTTTATTTTTAGTAAGCTATTAAATTGTCACCAACAATAAAAATGAGCAGAATAAATGCTTTATCATTTGAATgaaactgttttaaataatagatatatctaGATcactttattcaataatttgcaatatttgTCTTGCACGCAGTAACAGGTGAAGTTAAATTAATCTTTCAACGCTAATAGTCAAATTTTAAAGTACCACTTAGATAAATTAATCGTTTTTTACTATCACTGAAAACGGTTAACAAGACCTATTTTGAAGATAGTTCATTATTTCGGTTCAATACACTCTCTGGTTCATTCTTATAGAGTTCCGTTATCGAGTCAGAAGACTTATTATTAATCGATCGGAtgggatataaaaaaaaaaaatacaaaactaggattatttttattatacttggaaaataaatttggttttgttatcaatttatttcgAGATGACGCAATGTATagaacacaatatttttatggcGTTTTAATCattcaattcattcattcatatatcAAGCTCGGATTTACTTCGTGCTCGGAGATGAAGGAAATCATCATGATGTGTCTGATGACATTTTGCCACGTGTATGGGTATACGGTGCAGCTGTAACGTTATACGAATTAGCGACGATCATTATCGTTAAATGTACTATAATTTTTCTGACaatgcttatattataatatttatggcaataattataacaatgaattattggaatttcattatttatgtattagttGTTTGTGATTTGTTCATATGTCATGCCGTTCTCTAACGTtcttgcctggaagagatcgctgtctCAGCTATAATGCCGTCTAATGTACATACATCAACCTTGTCTGTATCCCATATCTAAGTTTCATCatcgtaataaaaaagaaataattttattgtattgaataaaccAAATTTAAAATCCACATGGTAATGaaagattcaatttaaaaattcgagCCATACAGCAGTCGCGGACATACTCTAACAACGCTCCTCGGTAATAAGCTCCTACACAATACATCCTCTCGCAAAATTAATCGGTGCCATCTGTTGGTCAATTCTAGCACTGCGCcttcattggtcaaatcaaatagcgcgggCTTCCTGTCGTATTACCGTTACAAACTTCCGTCCCCTTTTACGAATCGACTTCCACACATTGCAGTAGAGCGAGAAGAAAGATGTTGTACATCAAAAAACTTCATCGAGATCAATGAATACAAATAGAGTAAATCTCAAACCAaaatcagttttaatttttttgtaataatttatgtttttgcgtttCAGGTAGATGAACAATGTCTAACagcattgaatatatttatatgtgggTTCGGAACTTTGTACATGTGGGTACAGGTTGGTAATTTTTCTGTAATATAGTtcgagaaataattattaatatagaccatcctacgtgacattggcgaaataatctgtgccttgtggcacaactaaaagtcattaaactaagaattgaattgaattgaattaatatagaattttgGATTATcttttggtttttttatttcagtgtaTCATAACGAcatatatttgtacattattttatgatagaAGGTTGACAGTAGTACGGCAATGCCTTGCAAACGTGAGCTTCCCTGTTCTAGTTTTAATGGCAATTTTTGGTACGGTCTCTTCATTTTTGCCTGAAGGtaagtaaaacttaataaacgcaataatttagtttttgactatttgataaaatatatattaattcgttTAAAGTCAATTAAATTCTATTCATTAGGAATGGTTCTGAATTAAATCGTTTCAACGTTAAAAGATAAAGAAATAGAATAAAGTATTATGAAGGCTATAATTCAGCACTGTATAAGATCTTAAAATTCTCATGAATAGCTTACTAAAGTTGTATAAgcgttgtaaatttaattgtatatagttGACTATGCTATACTATTCCGTTTGAGAAAGTAATCTAAAGAAAAAACTAATATGTAGATTTTgcaaattcaattaataacgGCTCTCGAAAGTAAACTAGAATCTACACTTAATCTCAAGTCATGGGTGTAGCAGTGGTAGTCGACGACGAcgatcccatcaaaaacattcCCAAGGAATGTTAGTACCGAGCACGCAGCTGATCGTCAAGTCTAAATTTTTCTTTGCTTtgaccaaaaatatatatataattattagaagcaaataattataattataaatttaatagtataattagttaaaaatttttttctaataatttcaattaaaacgtGCTCTGGTTTTTTATTCCAGATGGTTCCAAAGGCGTCTACGTATGTCACGTCGTTAGTTCTCTGTGTAGTTATATTTTGGCGGGAATATTCTGCATATTTTTACTGTCATTCGAAAGAgactatgaatatttttcagAGGTAAGATTACAATTGACtagcttaaaataatactacacttaattaaagtatattactgtataatagaaattgtatttatgattcATTGATACGTTTAAAGTTTTGGTTGTGTGTCCATTTTGTACAAATCTCTTCGTCTGTCTACGTTATCTGTCACCGAGTTATTCATCTCATTGAATGCGAGGTGATGAccaaaatattgtacataataaattaaagttttgctTATTGTTTTTGATTGGATAAACTTGCATTATTTGTAATCAACGTCTTCCAAGAAGCTAGACTAgttcgaagtccagcgaagatctgctgatgttcagtaataatacataatataaaacgccaaaagTATTGAAGTAGAAtttaaaaagctttttttttttaattttactttaatacggGCAACAGTGAGCCCGCGGATGAtgttagattaaataatataaataaagacaaattataaaacaatccGCCTTAATTTACATAATGTGCTACTTATACATGTCATGTCATGTAACAATGTcagattgttttaaaatgtttttttttttatcttagctTTCTTAGTAGGCCAGTAgtgtgcatttataatatctcaaagtaaaacaaagttatataaatgtaagaGTTTATGCAAGAACATGCTTGGTTCTTGTTTTCTTACGCCTACGATAAGAATCGTTAGGGTTCACACTTTCACTAGTAACATTGTTATTTACCGAACCGTGAAAGCTAAGAACATTTCAATGTTACAAAATCGAAGCCTTAATCGTGGTAGGGCTCCGTCTAGGTAGGCTATCACATATTCCatagccaaacagcaatattttgtattgttgtgttccggaatCAAGGGTGAATTagtcagtgcaactacaggcacaagggagatcacttcttagttcccaaggttgatggcacattggcaatgtaaggaatggttaacatttctaacaGTGCCATTGCGTATGGATGGTTgtgcccacttaccatcagatcaTTCACAAGATTGTTTCTATgcagtacaataaataaatattatttaaaaaataattgcaggATAAATTCTGATATATTGTCCGCTTTTGTTACAGGGGTTAAGATCCGATCTGTTACTCGATGACGCCTGTTCGTTGAACAATGCGTCACTCTCCGACACCGACAGCATATTTGGGACGCAAGAGCTCATATCGAACTCGATAGTTATAAAAGGGAGCATTACTTGCGGTAAGGTCTCCTGACCCGAGGCCGTGCCCGGTCCGGGCACGGTACAGCAGCATACTTCAAACTATGCTCCATCCAAAAGCTATGGAAGTTTTGATAGCACTAAAGTAGATGTTAAAAGTAACATAGTAAACAATAATCTCGATCATATCTCACCAATTAGAGATAGTGTCATAGATAACGACAGTGGTATGTCGTCAGGTGAAAACGACGATTCCATGAGATACGTTTATAATCGTAACAGAAACGTTAGTGATAGTTTAAGATCAGCCGTAGCGGATAATGTAGTAACAAAGTGCCTAACCAATAGTAATCGTTGTGCTGTGCTCTGGAATGAGATTCCAAGTTGttcaaatgttaataataataacgtccTCAAAGCGCAGGGCTCGTTCAGGTCGCACTTGGCCGAGTCCGACGAAGTGGACGGCGTTGAAGATAACTTAATCGATTCGGATTTCATTGTGATAAATGTATCGTGTGATGTTAACGATGTTTGTGATTCGAGGAAGTGCGAGTCTGTTGTTGGTACAAATGTTTATAGCATCGATTGTGATAATTCAAGGATTCTTAATTTAGATTCGAACCGCAGTTTAGTTCCTGTTTCTAACAACGAAATCGTTAAATCCGAGAGTCAGAAGTTAGTAAGTCTGTCTCTGTCGATACTCCTGGCGGCTCTGCTGCAAGCGATGCGCTGTTTCGCCCAATTCTTAGAAGACATCGTTACTCCTCAGAGATTATAGAATAATTGTGTTCCGATAATATTTTTGTGCAGTATTGTATTCGCTAGTTATAAGAatgattactattatttttattataatacaaatgtcaataatatatttaactatccTCTTTTAATCGTTGTTTCATTTTGTACATTCACGTTTGTGATACGTgttgttcatttttaatatttcatgttcTGGCCGCGATCATTCCACTATTGACAGAGTTCTGTCTGTCGTGGTCACGAAATGACAGTATTGCGatgaagttttatatattacaaggtacccgccccggcttcacgCAGGTGCAATTATTTACGAGTCTAAACGATCATTaaaaagaacaaatataaaaagatttttatcagttaatgaaagttgaaattcttggCTTTGGCGTGTATTGTACATAACCCTTActcttgaataattatatttattgatgaaaaccgcattaaaatcagCTGCGTAGTTTAAAAATCTAAGTTTAAAGCCGGCGGGAAACGACTGTATACTATGTAGAGCCTAATAACAAACAGCCGCCATTGGAATCCTGTCTGTGTATTAGTACCAATTGTCAGCACTGTAAAAGCCTCTGAAAAATTCCATATCCGTATATATACATGAATGCATATGTGTTGGATAAACAGTGTCGAGGTCTGGACACAATGGCTACAACTCTGTTGAAATATTgggaaaaataacaaaaatgattaTGTTAAGGCCCGAATATGTTCTATTAAACTGTCCTAGTTTTGAAAGGAAAATCAAAGAttcttcataataatttaataaataataccgaACGTTACACAAATGAGGCTACTATACACacacaagaaataaattatgaggTTAAATAGGTCATTGGTACACTAAacgaattattttctatttattgtcTCAACTTTATTCCACTAGTGGTTTATAACGAAGCTTCATTGATCACTGTTATCAGTCTGTTGTTTGTATTATGGCACTTTTTCTTCCATTTGATTGAATTTCTGTGATGTTCGGGTGAATTATTCTGGTTCTCCTGATTAGTGGAGGGCTGCGGGGAGTTTGAGTTAGCGACGACGATCGACCATCGCCGTCCCCGTCGTTCGTTCAAGTTAGGAATCTCTGCGATTAGATTGTTCTCGTATTCACTCAGCATCAAGTAGTTCTCCAcctgtaaaattgtaaatatgctATGTACGATTTGTTTAATAATGGgtaatattagaatttttaaataaaaaatatatacatattagaatattgttcttttttttgaTCGCGTTTGTTTTAGAAACTTTCTCTCTGTACTGAACAATATTCTTGCTTTATATAGGCAACTTGTATTCGGAATTGTATTCGTAGGtacttatgattaaaaaaaatacaagcgtAATATTTGATCTGTGGTAGGACTTTGCGTAGCCTACCACGGAGGATTTGGTACGCTCTCAGTAGATCTCTCATTATTCTAATGCAGATCATCgatacttgtatttttattgcatttagaACAGTGAGAGAATCTGACAAAGAGGATTTGTAATGCTTGCAGTGATATGAATAGCCAGTGTGACTATATACCAAACAGATAACTTTAAGtctagaaaaattaaattaaaaacaaatctacttatactctattccaatcataagaggagaaaagcctaATAAACAACGGTTGACAgctaattgacgcgatatcattggtcgagagcttgattaatctgtaatattcactatggatttgctcTTTGAACtatgatgtattataaataaagatatattaattatttattcttactagtgcacaatatagttatttacttattattagtgAGCTATAAGAAAATCGCCTGAAATATgtgaatctaaggtttgtttatcttttttcctacttccattggaatatgctgtacttttacatatataaacattttaaattaaaacgtttgATTACCTTATTACAACTAGTAATACAATCTCCCCCACAATCCAATTCCTCTAGTAGGTGTTCCGGTATGTCTAGATCTAAATCTAAATCTAATCCTCCTTCTTCACTGATGCACGTCAGTTCTGGAGGGAGATTGGGAGGGGGGGATCCAAGGCTGCCAGGGCCGATGCTGTCTAGTAATAAATCTCGGCCAGCTCTGCCTGGTGCTACTAGTTCTGCTCCTAGAACTTCACACAAATAAATACAGATGGgggttagaaaaaaaatagtgttttattatgtTGGTAATTTTAAGGTTTAATTCTTTCTCAAGTTCTTGTGAATTGCAATGTTTATAAATGGATTGTTATGTATgtctaaaatttttaaaactgtactCTAGTTGTATTTTTACGATTGAAACTAGATCCATAATCACATTCTAGTTTAATtgcaacattatatatatatatgtattatggtataaataatttacaaatggaatatgtaatttagtttttccAATGTTGGGTAAAaatggtaataaataattgttacagaAAGTGAAAAAACTACGTATGTGCgaatgtttgtgtgtgtgtatgtgtgcgtgtgtgcgaATGTGTGTATATTTGTTAAGAAGTAACATGACATTTCTGTATAAATCAAGTGTTTGTGTTACCTAATGCAGTTGCAGCCCCGGTAGCGGTGCGCGGCTCGCGATCGCGGTTGCGCGACGTTGCTGTCGACTCGCACCCAACCGTACCGCCATTTTCTCTGAAGAAATAATACAATGATAtatggtatataataaaatgtttaaaaagtcGAGATAtttcagtggttagaacacggaAATCTTAACAGTTTGCGGACTTAAACTCaagcagcatggtggaacaTGCTTCAAAACTTCTTGTTCAAAGATGGACGGGGTTTAGCCTAGTAGTTGGATATTTTCTGGCtgttcattttttataaaatatttaaattgatatctaACCATTATCATTGATTGAACATGAAAGTCATAATATGTTGGGTAAGATTTATTTGGTACccttgttatttatatatgaataaatcttTGATGacttgaaaacaaaaaattgtaCCTTCCAAAAACCtgcattaaaaatgttttgcatcttattgaaatatatcgaaatagttttaaaaacttGCGTCGAATTGCTTTATGCGTTTGAATGGCAAAATACGATAGGGTATAACAGGCGAGGGACTTCTAAGATTTCATTTCCATTACTAGCTGCTCATTGATAGTgttggaatagttaatattaggtccttacgTATGAAATTGCCGTTTTGTATGGGAGGAATGTaaagtaaattttctttttgtaaaatatattataatttaatatgcaccgttgttatctatgcacttttgccaCCTCAtaggtttatatgtttatagttcattgctccctttactaaaaaaaccacGAGGCGAGAATCAAAAAACTCTTTGAAGGTGGTTTAGACTGCCGCATcggagatgttttttttttcttgtaaaaagttGTTCAAATTCCAGAAAAACTTATAATCTCTTGGAGCAAGGTCCGGGGAGTACGGCGGATGTCgcagacattccaattgtagctcatcCAACTTAGTGGTTGTATGTAGTGTGTGGTCTCgcgttgtcgtgaagcagcagtGGCCTAGAGTGATTGACCAATCTCAATTGTTTAGCAACTAGTTGTACCTTTATGGTTTGCAGTTGCTGACAATTGATGTTTCGTTTGGCCAGATTTTAGAAAGCTGTAGCGAACGACACCGGCGCTAGTCCACCAAA
It encodes the following:
- the LOC113396212 gene encoding uncharacterized protein LOC113396212 is translated as MVVLCVQFEPNWILLYYILFVLNMLIFKCALIVLTSTYILSLCSQVVNETNFFDTGLAFMYIASGAFAGKIIYDRYQQIHILGSLTPNPNVTSFANRIACFSASFLSLGFLVYFFLFLFKVDEQCLTALNIFICGFGTLYMWVQCIITTYICTLFYDRRLTVVRQCLANVSFPVLVLMAIFGTVSSFLPEDGSKGVYVCHVVSSLCSYILAGIFCIFLLSFERDYEYFSEGLRSDLLLDDACSLNNASLSDTDSIFGTQELISNSIVIKGSITCGKVS